The Haloferax sp. Atlit-12N region TCCATCAGCGACCCCCCGCTGCGGGCGGTCGGGGTCGGGGTCGGCTACTCGGCAGGTGACGAGGACGTGTCGAATCCGGGATTGCGTCGGTCACGAATGGGTGTGTGGTGGGTTCGGACGCCGATGAATCTGTGGGGCGGTGACGCCTCGGAACTCTGTCTGGGGTCGCGTCGGAACATGCGTCAGGGTTCGTGTCGTGAGTTGCGTCGGCGGTCAGAACAGCGTCAGGCCGATGGCGTAGGACCACGTCGTCCCGCTGAGCGCGAGGAAGACGAGCGCGCCGCCGAGCATGACGACGTTCTTCAGGAAGCCGGTCATCTCCGACTCCTGTTGGTCCTCGGGGACCGCCCAGAAGTTGTGGAACACCGGCGTCCCGACGACGAGGAAGACGGCGACGGCCCCGGCGGCGAGCGCGGGGAAGACGCCGAGGGCGATACCGAGGCCGCCGAACACGAGCATCCCGCCGGAGACGACGACGCCGAGGCGGGGGGCCGGCAGGCCCTTCATCTCCGCGTAGCCGGTCATGTGGCCGAGGTTCAGGAAGTGGTTGAGTCCCATGAACGCGAGCACCGCGCCGAAGAGGACGCGCGCGAGGAGGAACGCGATGTCCGCGCCGGGAGCGGCGAACTGGAGCGCGACGCTCATCTCGACACCTCCGTCGTGTCGGTGGTCGTGTGGCGGTCCGTCGTCAGGGGTACTACTATCATTGCGTTACCTGGTACGAGGCCGAACCGATATATACGTTTGCTGACACACATGTCACCGGGTAACCGTGCGGGTATCGGGTTACACCGGCGTCACCGGAGTTTCTACAGAATGTTCGAGGCTCGGTGGTTAGTGCCGGACTATAATCATTTTCCGCCCTCTGAGTGGCCGAGCGTTTCGTTCTCGAACGATATATGGTACGTATATGGTAGTATTGTTCGACCCTCGAAAGATATACCCCGCTTGCCATTGCATATCAGCATGGGACGTGTCAATCATGATGAAAACAACCAGCGGAGAGTCTCATTTATGACCGAGACGTGGGATTCCGCGGGGTATATCGCGAGTTCCCGGTACCGGCTGGCCGTGTGTCGGTACCTCTCGGAACACGGTTCAGGACTCCCTTCTCGAATCGCCGCGGAGACCGACCTCGCACAGCCGCACGTGTCTCGGGCGCTCTCCGAACTGCGGGAGCGGGGCATTGTCGAACTGTTGGTACCGGAGTCACAGCAGAAGGGGCGACTCTACGGGCTGACGGACCTCGGCGAACTCGCCTACGAACGGGTCGCACTCGACCAGGAGGCGGAGGTTACCGTCGTCGACGACGGTGATTTCCCCGCCCCCGAACTATCGTCAGAGTTGCAGGACGCCTACGGGGACGCACTCCGTGCAATCGCGTGGTGTGAGCCGGTTCAGACACAGATTCGCTTCTTCGAGCAGTCGCTTCTCGACCGCTACGACGAAGACACCGTCAAGACGCTCGTCGCGACGCTCACGAACGAGGAGGCCATCGACCAACCCCTCGAAGACCTGCCAATCGGAGGTCCGGAACTCGTCGCGTTCGCCATCGACGACGCACTCATCGTCAGGGTGCCCCTCGACGGCGGCGTGAAACTACTCGTCTCGCTCGACGCGGCCATCGACGTGACGCTCAGCGAGCTCCGCGACTCCTGTCGGCAGATGACGGCCGTGGCACTCGATTCCTGAACCCAGAGCTTTTCTCTCGCTCCACGACCTAGCTCGGCTCGTGCCACAGCGTCGCTCTTTCCCCGTTATCGGTGTCGACGGTTGTCGGTCCGGGTGGGTGTGCGCCGTCGCCGCGGACGGCCTCTCAGTGCGGGCCGTTCCCGACTTCGACGCCGTCTGGGAACTCGCCCGCGAGCGAGACGCCGCGCGGGTGCTCGTCGATATCCCTATCGGACTGCCCGACTCCGACCGCCGGGCGTGCGACCGCGAGGCTCGGGAACTGCTCGGCTCTCGCGCCGCCACCGTCTTTTTCGCGCCCGTCCGCGCCGTCCTCGACGCCGACTCCCACGAGGCGGCCAGCGCGGCGAACCGCGAGCGGACCGGAGCGGGACTCTCGATTCAGGCGTGGCACCTCGTGCCCAAAGTTCGCGAGGTCGACGCCGTCCTCCGGGAGACGCCGCACGCCCGAGACCGAATGTTCGAATCCCATCCCGAACTCGCCTTTGCCGCCTTCGCCGGCGAACCGCTCTCGGAACCGAAGTCGACGCCCGAGGGGCGCGACCGCCGCCTCGACGTGCTTCGGACGGCGTTCGCCGGAAGCGAGGAGAAGAACGGCGTCGGCGACCACGGTTCGAACGCCGACGCGACGGACGCGCCGAAGGTCGACGCCGAGCGCGTCTACCGCGAGACGCTGGACCGGACGCTCCGCCGGGACGTGGCCCGCGACGACGTGCTCGACGCGCTCGTCCTCGCGGCCGCAGCCCGGCGGCCCCTCGCGACGCTCCCGAGTGACCCGCCGCGGGACGCTGCCGGACTGGAGATGGCGATTCGCGTCCCGACGGGCGCTCTTGGGATGGATACTGAACTTTGACAACCTCGCAGGAATATCTGCAAAATCTTGAAGGAGAGCAATATATAGCCAACAATAGTGTTGTGTATCCTCCGAGGAGAAGATATTTATGCACGGTGTTCAATCGGATAGATGGCGCGACCACTGTCGCCACCACAGAATACCCAGCCCAGCCCAATGCGTGATTCAGTGCCAGCACGCAGTCGGTCGCGCCTCCCGCTGCCTCTACTCGGGTTCGACGGCCCCGCCCCGGGCCCGAACCCGACCGTTTCAACGCCCTGAGCGCCCGCCACGGTCGGTGCGTCGCCCTGTTCTCGCCTGATTTCGAGCCCCGGGTCTCCGGCCCGAAGCTACATCTACGACCCATCCTAACCCCGCGTATGTACACCGGCAGGACGGACCAGCCCTGCTGTCTCTGCGACGACCCGAAGACGGTCGCCCGAATCGCGGTCCCGCCGCGAGCCGTGACGCTCATGGAGAACGCCGCCCCCATCGCGTGGCGCGACATCGTCGGCGACGTGACGCTCCAGTTCTGCGAGAGCGACTGGGAACTCGTCACCGAGTTGGTCTTGGACCTCGGCATGCATCCCCTCTCTCGGTGTAACGTCGCCCGCGCGGACTTCAGCATCCGCGAGGACTTCGAGGCGCTCCTGAACAGCACCCGCGACGAACCAGACCAGACCGAACAGGAAGACCGCATGCTCGCCGAGGCCCGCGCCGTCATCGACGACGCCGACGACCCGATGGTCGAGGAACGCGACCTCGTGGAGGCCCACGTCGTGGTCCGCGCGATGGCCGAACTCGGCGTCGACCGGACCGCGTGAGTCGCCTCCGCTGAGGCCGCCGGAACCGACGACACAAACCTTCTCGCCCGGCTGACTGTCTCGAACGGGGCGAATATCGTATTTCCCCGCAGAGAACGTATCAGCGACCAGTTGGGTCGGTCCGTCGCCGCCCCCGCGCCGATATCCGCGGACCCGGACGCCGTCGGTGCCGCTCGCCGGGACCTCACGATGAAGAGTTACACCGCTATCTTGGTCGCCGTACTGCTCGTCCTCGCCGCGCTCCCGGTTTCGGTCGCCGGCCAGCAAGCCGAGCCGAACCACGTCCCCGTGTTCCGCGCCTACGTGGTCGACCCGGTGGTCGAACCCGGCGTCGAGACGACGGTGCGAGTGGTGTTCGCCAACGACCCGGTGGACACCGAAGACGTAGCGAAGCCCGCGGAGAACGTCCGCGTCAGGCTCTCCCCGCGAAACACGCCCTTCACCGTCAGGACCGGCGACCTGTTCGTCGGCACGATGAACGACAGCGACACCCGCGAGGTCGCCTTCCGGGTCGAGGCCCCCGAGAACGTCGCCGCGGGCGAGTACAACCTCCGCCTCGACGTGTTCTACGAGTTCGACAACGCCCACCGCCGCGTCTACCGCCTCGACGTGCCCGTCCGAATCGAAGAGCGCGTGCGGTTCGCCGTCGTCGGCGCGGACTCGTCGGTCCCCGTCGGCGGCAGCGGCGCTGTCGCGCTGACCCTGCGGAACACGGGGGAACTCGACGCGCGGAACGCCGTCGTCGGGGTGACCGCCCAGTCGGCCGACGTGAGCTTCGACGGGGCGCAGACCGCGAGCAGTTTCGCCGCCGACTGGCCCGCCGGCGAGAACCGAACCTTCGTCTACGACACCACGCTCGATTCCGAGGCGTCCGTCCGCGGCTACGTCCTCGGCGTCGCCATCGCCTACGAGGACCCCGACGGCGCGCGCCGACAGTACCCCGACCTCGCCGCCGGGTTCATCCCCTCGCCCAAGCAGTCATTTTCGGTCGCGGACGTGACGAGCACGCTCCGCGTCGGCGACGAGGGCCGAATCGAGGGCGTCGTCGTCAACGACGGAACGACCCTCGCACGCAACGCGGTCGTGACGCTCTCGCTCCCCGAGGGGAGCGCGACGGCGACCGAGACCGAGTACGCCCTCGGCGACCTCGAACCCGGCGAGCGCGTCCCGTTCTCGTTCGACGTGGGAATCTCGGACGACGCGGACGCCGGCCCCCGGCAGTTCACCGCGACCGTCGCCTACCGCGACGCCGAGGGCGACCGGCGCACCGGCGACGACATCGACCTCCGAGTCGCCGTCGCCGCCGCAACCCCCGAGTTCGGCGTGACCGTCGACGAGGGCACCGTCGCGCCGGGCCGGAACGGGCAACTCCGCGTGACGGTCGTCAACGACCGCGACGAGACGCTCACCGACATCTCCGCGAAGATATACCTCGAAGACCCCCTCTCGTCTGCCGACTCCGAGGCGTTCGTGGACGAACTCGCACCCG contains the following coding sequences:
- a CDS encoding DUF429 domain-containing protein is translated as MPQRRSFPVIGVDGCRSGWVCAVAADGLSVRAVPDFDAVWELARERDAARVLVDIPIGLPDSDRRACDREARELLGSRAATVFFAPVRAVLDADSHEAASAANRERTGAGLSIQAWHLVPKVREVDAVLRETPHARDRMFESHPELAFAAFAGEPLSEPKSTPEGRDRRLDVLRTAFAGSEEKNGVGDHGSNADATDAPKVDAERVYRETLDRTLRRDVARDDVLDALVLAAAARRPLATLPSDPPRDAAGLEMAIRVPTGALGMDTEL
- a CDS encoding winged helix-turn-helix domain-containing protein, with translation MTETWDSAGYIASSRYRLAVCRYLSEHGSGLPSRIAAETDLAQPHVSRALSELRERGIVELLVPESQQKGRLYGLTDLGELAYERVALDQEAEVTVVDDGDFPAPELSSELQDAYGDALRAIAWCEPVQTQIRFFEQSLLDRYDEDTVKTLVATLTNEEAIDQPLEDLPIGGPELVAFAIDDALIVRVPLDGGVKLLVSLDAAIDVTLSELRDSCRQMTAVALDS
- a CDS encoding DoxX family protein; translated protein: MSVALQFAAPGADIAFLLARVLFGAVLAFMGLNHFLNLGHMTGYAEMKGLPAPRLGVVVSGGMLVFGGLGIALGVFPALAAGAVAVFLVVGTPVFHNFWAVPEDQQESEMTGFLKNVVMLGGALVFLALSGTTWSYAIGLTLF
- a CDS encoding COG1361 S-layer family protein, translated to MGRSVAAPAPISADPDAVGAARRDLTMKSYTAILVAVLLVLAALPVSVAGQQAEPNHVPVFRAYVVDPVVEPGVETTVRVVFANDPVDTEDVAKPAENVRVRLSPRNTPFTVRTGDLFVGTMNDSDTREVAFRVEAPENVAAGEYNLRLDVFYEFDNAHRRVYRLDVPVRIEERVRFAVVGADSSVPVGGSGAVALTLRNTGELDARNAVVGVTAQSADVSFDGAQTASSFAADWPAGENRTFVYDTTLDSEASVRGYVLGVAIAYEDPDGARRQYPDLAAGFIPSPKQSFSVADVTSTLRVGDEGRIEGVVVNDGTTLARNAVVTLSLPEGSATATETEYALGDLEPGERVPFSFDVGISDDADAGPRQFTATVAYRDAEGDRRTGDDIDLRVAVAAATPEFGVTVDEGTVAPGRNGQLRVTVVNDRDETLTDISAKIYLEDPLSSADSEAFVDELAPGESATLVFDVSAARGALEKDYPVELDFRYDDGAGETTISDAYRVPVRVEAPENGGGLPFGLSAPLVGAAVLLAAVGGAGFLVVRRRGRR